The Melitaea cinxia chromosome Z, ilMelCinx1.1, whole genome shotgun sequence genomic interval atcaagagccgaaataactaaataatacaatGAAATATCTTTACTTCAGTTCTTTTAcaattcttattaaattttgtatatttcatcATCAAGCCCCTACATTAACATCTCGCACTATAGCTTCATCTTGCAAATACTTCTTATcactatatagtataaaacaaagtcgcttcccgctatttgtttgtccctatgtatgctttagatctttaaaactacgcaacgtaTTTTGATgcagttattttttatagtttagagTGATTCACGGGAAATGTTTATATGTTAatacatgtaaaatatattagagaaacactgataattttagaggtttctaatgtgatgtcgtaaaaaaaagcattttttacGATTAGATTGGAAACGCTGGCTGAACTCTACGAGacacttcagtctgtaatatgcccactgctgggcataggccactttccccatgtaggagaaggatcagagcttacctaatccaccacgctgctccaatgcgggttggcggatatattccctactatgagtaacgatcgctatcaggtgtacatgataacaaccgggaccgacggcttaacgtcaaccgagacacggtggggagacctacaaggactgcacaaacacccagaccacggcaaacacctgtatggccaatataaatgtttgtcatatgcggcgatcgaacccgcaaccgccagcgcaacaggcacaatctatagctgtgaccgttgcgccaacgcggcgactCTACGAGATagttcaaaataatgtactacatACAGTACGTCACACCTTAAAAAagtctacaaaaaagtccgcgatgaTTTATCTATCTCTTAGGGATAACCCACAATAACAATGTGTATAAAGACAacatttagtatatttattatttaactaccAGCATTTCACCCGTGCAAAGCCAGAACCGGtagttagttattttatatatcattcGACGGTCAGTTCCTTGTTGACGTCAGGTCCATTGTACCCGTTGTTCCCAAATATTGACGACGCcgtcatatatatttattatatgaagaGGTGGttgtaatatcaaaaaaatgacaaaaactttttatttatttatttccagtaCAATACTTTAGATAATCCATATATAAAGGACATGAGATACTTAGACACcagtaacttaaaaataaaaaaggtaacgGACGGCCAAGCCGTATGCATCTAAAGCCAACAGTAATAATGCTAAACAATATGTCTACTAAgcaacaataatatttttaaattgtgctttatttcgaaatatgtaaaaaattaacattgtaaaaatacaacggacaaaatgaaataaaaatacaaggaAATGTCATATTTGTCTTCTATGATGTGATATTGTAAGCATTttctttcaatttctttttaaaactgTCTTAATTgctaaaatttatacatatatataagaataatatataaaatttatacatataaaataaaacatattacaattaatacatatatataagatgtaaatgatatttgaaaacttaaaaagtagcttctaaaaataaaattactgcaAGATTCCAAGTACATATCTGATTTAGCTGTTGTTTATCTTTTTAAGTAAAGGTACTTGAGTaagattaaagtaaaacttttaaatgtaacaattattaaagttatgaTGTACCTATATATAGACAACAATATTGAGCAAAAAAATTTTCAGAAATTagaatgttaattattatttaagttgcCCCGTCGGAGACACTTATTTCGTATCAacagacaaaattattttacaatagtaATATTCAAGGCAGTAGTTCTGATTCATAATGTACggttaaatttactttatttacgtTTTTGTTTGGCcatttttgtcattattttatcCTAATACCAGAAGAAAACCAATAGTTATCTAAAGAATTTTAGGGAACAAAAGTAGACCAAAACTTTTAAGGTAACTATTTGAATAGCATGCTCAAAAACAGGTTACCTAcacttctacaaatatatagactaattataatagaaataaaaaaggaggaatgaatataaatttaccAGGAACAATCGCTAACATCAAGTTTATGATGCATATTTGTGTATACTTTTGATGATAGCATGTAatcaatgtttaatttatttcaaaactagcTGTACGTTGctatgctttttattttttattttttttggtgGTACCAAATCAGAAACCCTtgtcatgcacaacactttgctgaagaccATGGTATGTCatgaagaattattattattcaattgatcatgatcaaatgcatagtttacaatTCTTAAAGGACTTActgacaaacattcatttttatgtatatagattagTATTAGTACTACAAACTAAATGCAGAACTTTTGACTttgtatacaattatttatcatattgAAATTGAACAACCATTGGGAATAACAGaatcttttttataataggTTACTACTAAAGTTAGTTAACAAAATTTGAATaggataattaattttttttttttcgttttgtaaGAGAATATGTCgctattaaatttttgattttttatcttaatttacaTAGAAACAAGAAAACAtacttttgatttttgtttataaagatGAGAGCTCATTTTTTTAAGCTGTTCGGACAATAATGTGGAGACCAGAATCAGTGTCGACAATTTGGCTCAGCTGACCAACTTTAAGCGAAAAGGCTACGTTCTCAAATGGTTTCTGCATCTGACCTTTCTTGAATCGGCCTAAATCCCCGCCGCGCTTGGCAGACGAGCAATCAGAGTAAGTCCTTGCAAGTTCTTCAAATGTTAACTCCTTGTTTACAATCCTTTTGCGAAACTCTGTAAAGTTTACGATtgctatttaaaacaaaatttaatcaaaatacacACAAGAAAAATGAACAAATAGAAATAGTGGTGGTGTAATTTCTCAAAAAATTTCTAAGAGTTTATTTAGATATAGAATAAaagagattaaaaaatatttaaaaattgataaaccTCTTAACATCTCTAGAGCATCCTCCTTCGTTCTGGTTATATTCTCTTCGCGCCAAGAGGAAGGTCGGCGACTTCCAGCATGCTTCACCAACAAATGGCTGCATTGTACTGAGGTTGGAGTCACTTCATCATCTTCTTCATCAACGAGTGGCGCAGGTCCATCGGGTTTGT includes:
- the LOC123668539 gene encoding putative peptidyl-prolyl cis-trans isomerase dodo, with amino-acid sequence MASASEETLPEGWEARKSRSTGMIYFLNTHTKKSQWDKPDGPAPLVDEEDDEVTPTSVQCSHLLVKHAGSRRPSSWREENITRTKEDALEMLREFRKRIVNKELTFEELARTYSDCSSAKRGGDLGRFKKGQMQKPFENVAFSLKVGQLSQIVDTDSGLHIIVRTA